One Pectobacterium polaris DNA window includes the following coding sequences:
- the cpaB gene encoding Flp pilus assembly protein CpaB: MKVNSTYVLSGALVLAGIVALMVRSHLSSEPPAPPPVVVKAPEKTAVLVAAKDLHPGDFIDSTSLRWQTTDESVSRAFNFVRGPDSKSPLLGATLRETVKEGAWLSSNAVVNPNEPGFVAAVLRKGMRAISVPTSAIASNAGLVSAGDRVDVILSMRRDDQSELPASRNQPVVMPLLASQTIVRDLRVLALNDKTGTPVYPRFEAEEDGTVLDATAKSRQPAVRSRPATYQTVTLEVTPQQAEALAVAKELGILHLALRSADLDDVVDPATGRPHVTTVPLATDIYGALSVGSGGHKVKIYRAEQKDVVTFPSR; this comes from the coding sequence ATGAAAGTGAACTCTACATACGTACTGTCAGGCGCGCTCGTTCTGGCAGGCATTGTTGCGCTGATGGTGCGTAGCCATCTCTCTTCTGAACCCCCTGCGCCGCCTCCGGTCGTGGTTAAAGCGCCGGAAAAAACTGCTGTTTTGGTGGCCGCGAAAGATCTGCATCCCGGTGATTTCATTGATTCTACCTCGTTGCGTTGGCAGACCACGGATGAATCGGTTTCCCGTGCGTTTAACTTCGTTCGCGGGCCGGACAGCAAGTCCCCGCTATTGGGCGCGACCCTGCGTGAAACGGTGAAGGAAGGCGCGTGGCTCAGCAGTAATGCTGTTGTGAACCCCAATGAGCCGGGCTTCGTTGCTGCTGTGCTGCGTAAAGGGATGCGTGCTATCTCCGTTCCTACCAGCGCTATTGCGAGTAATGCCGGGCTAGTGTCCGCTGGCGATCGTGTTGATGTGATCCTCAGCATGAGACGAGACGATCAGTCAGAGCTACCTGCAAGCCGTAATCAGCCTGTTGTGATGCCGCTGCTGGCATCACAAACGATCGTGCGCGATTTACGCGTATTGGCGCTGAACGATAAAACCGGTACGCCGGTATACCCACGCTTTGAAGCTGAGGAAGACGGTACGGTGCTTGATGCCACCGCCAAAAGCCGTCAGCCTGCCGTGCGTTCTCGTCCTGCAACCTATCAAACCGTTACGCTGGAAGTGACGCCTCAGCAGGCTGAAGCGCTGGCGGTTGCCAAAGAGCTGGGCATTCTGCATTTGGCACTGCGCAGTGCCGATCTGGATGATGTAGTCGATCCAGCCACAGGGCGGCCACATGTGACCACGGTTCCGCTGGCGACCGATATCTACGGAGCACTATCCGTAGGATCCGGCGGACACAAAGTGAAAATCTATCGCGCTGAGCAAAAAGACGTGGTGACGTTCCCCTCCCGATAG
- a CDS encoding type II secretion system F family protein — MSDLRLNLITLLVFGSVLMLFLAINAWKKSRQQRMQREQRWQQILNEVSPSAAAVASDSILRDEIRTPLMGVPVIGRWLAILWAQMTFIGWKKNLLQRSLSLAAVSLILGMILGQRTLLPLTMGLIFTLVLFISIGMLLFRSTLQKHLKALRESLPEAIDAITRSCRAGVPVANTFSIVAEHLTGPLANEFKTIDHWLRLGIPLRQVIQASATRVPMSEYRFFVVILIINQEAGGRLGETLERLSATLRERRELQLKVQSKTSEARASAKIVAALFPGCLAYLYMKSPEDFSFLFSDPVGTTVLIYALCSVSVGMLITHVMVKRIG, encoded by the coding sequence ATGAGTGATTTACGCCTGAATCTGATCACGCTGCTGGTATTTGGCAGCGTGCTGATGCTGTTTCTGGCGATCAACGCCTGGAAAAAGTCACGGCAGCAGCGCATGCAGCGCGAACAACGCTGGCAGCAGATTTTGAACGAGGTCAGCCCGTCGGCCGCCGCCGTGGCATCTGATTCCATTCTGCGTGACGAAATCAGAACGCCGCTGATGGGTGTCCCGGTGATTGGGCGCTGGCTGGCGATCCTCTGGGCGCAGATGACGTTCATCGGCTGGAAAAAGAACCTGCTCCAGCGTTCCCTTTCGCTGGCGGCGGTGAGCCTGATTCTCGGCATGATTCTGGGACAACGCACCCTGCTGCCGCTCACGATGGGGCTGATATTTACGCTGGTGCTGTTTATCAGTATCGGCATGCTGCTATTTCGTTCGACGCTGCAAAAACACCTGAAAGCGCTGCGCGAGAGCCTTCCGGAAGCCATTGATGCCATTACCCGCAGCTGCCGTGCCGGCGTGCCGGTGGCGAATACCTTCTCAATTGTCGCGGAGCACCTGACCGGGCCGCTGGCGAATGAATTCAAGACGATCGATCACTGGCTGCGGTTGGGGATTCCGCTGCGTCAGGTGATCCAGGCCTCGGCTACGCGGGTGCCGATGTCCGAATACCGTTTCTTCGTGGTGATTTTGATCATCAATCAGGAAGCGGGTGGGCGACTGGGGGAAACGCTGGAGCGTCTGTCCGCTACGCTGCGTGAACGTCGTGAATTGCAACTGAAAGTGCAATCCAAAACGTCGGAAGCGCGGGCATCTGCCAAGATTGTCGCCGCCCTGTTCCCCGGCTGTCTGGCCTATCTGTACATGAAGTCACCGGAGGATTTCAGTTTCTTATTCTCCGATCCGGTGGGAACGACGGTACTGATTTACGCCTTGTGCAGCGTCTCGGTCGGCATGTTGATCACGCACGTTATGGTTAAACGGATAGGATAA
- a CDS encoding tetratricopeptide repeat protein, whose amino-acid sequence MVDLVAKLKRGAPMLALLIVSTVLAGCSSSMAIKGSKDEGLRLARLLRDQGRVEAATEVYARLDSRDALKGAEMLEYASVAALARPPQQTLELYGRARQALGGDTNKMTPEEALAVCLGMGRAQLALGRNAMAQTDFTCALKAQPNDAGALNGMGVVMDASGKHAEARQLFEKALQINPADVAALNNLALSWLASGNTDKAISLLRSVDDSNATGRLNLALAYLSIGRDDDARAALATIAQPQRIDGLIDELNQRLQQMQQDKSRGEALLLSSRQRLQLSTPE is encoded by the coding sequence ATGGTCGATCTGGTAGCAAAACTTAAGCGCGGCGCGCCCATGCTGGCACTGCTGATAGTCAGTACCGTGCTGGCGGGATGCAGCAGCTCGATGGCGATTAAAGGCAGCAAAGATGAAGGCCTGCGTTTGGCGCGTCTGCTGCGCGATCAAGGCCGTGTTGAAGCGGCGACGGAAGTGTATGCGCGTCTCGACAGTCGCGATGCGCTGAAAGGGGCAGAGATGCTGGAGTATGCCAGCGTGGCGGCTCTGGCACGTCCACCGCAGCAAACGCTGGAGCTGTACGGACGAGCACGCCAGGCACTGGGCGGCGATACCAACAAAATGACGCCGGAAGAAGCGCTGGCGGTGTGTCTGGGAATGGGCCGTGCGCAGCTGGCATTAGGACGTAATGCGATGGCGCAAACCGACTTTACCTGTGCGCTGAAAGCACAACCGAACGACGCTGGCGCACTCAATGGCATGGGTGTGGTGATGGATGCCTCTGGCAAACACGCCGAAGCGCGTCAGCTGTTTGAAAAAGCGTTGCAGATAAACCCGGCGGATGTCGCGGCACTCAATAATCTGGCGCTCTCATGGCTGGCAAGCGGTAATACGGACAAAGCGATTTCTCTGCTGCGTTCGGTGGATGACAGCAACGCGACAGGCAGGCTGAATCTGGCACTGGCCTATCTCTCGATTGGCAGAGACGATGATGCGCGTGCTGCGCTGGCAACCATTGCACAGCCGCAGCGTATTGATGGCCTGATTGACGAGCTGAATCAGCGTTTACAGCAGATGCAGCAGGATAAATCTCGTGGTGAAGCGCTGCTGTTATCCAGCCGTCAACGCCTGCAATTGAGTACGCCTGAGTAA
- a CDS encoding type II and III secretion system protein family protein, whose protein sequence is MTMFSLFLKSDFRGTCKRLLAAGLFNAVLPVTLTTMMLPATTLAAGVSVAPVTDEVRLTVHQGRLLQLSDLPDSVLVADPNIASFELPSPGNLFVYAKSVGTTTLYAMDENGNVINAIRLVSEHDLKALGERMKREFPGADIQLEPSIPSGVIVRGSVDTPQDAKRVIDSIQTYIKSSVGGGQGGGGGGGERLPGSSETSGNVVNQLKIKTPSQINIQVRVVEVSRKLTSELGFNWAASLSTGSGNMTAGSGSRLNLFSATTGRFANPTDTGFLNFGRSRLSGLLTAMNQQGMATVLAEPNLTAMSGETAAFAAGGEVPIVLITNNSVSIDYKSYGVILRMTPTLLSANRISLHIAPEVSELTDVGSVQLEGGSRIPALTVRRADTTVELASGQSFALAGMLRSAGSQTINGVPGLSSVPMFGRLFESESTSQEETELVIIATAYVVEPVNAGDLQTPGQGVKMLDSSMPRSASIGYLY, encoded by the coding sequence ATGACGATGTTTTCGCTGTTTTTGAAATCGGACTTTCGGGGTACGTGCAAACGATTGCTGGCCGCTGGCCTGTTTAATGCGGTATTGCCTGTCACGCTGACGACGATGATGTTGCCTGCGACTACGCTGGCTGCTGGGGTATCTGTAGCGCCAGTAACCGATGAGGTGCGACTGACCGTGCACCAAGGACGGTTATTGCAACTCAGCGATCTGCCGGACAGCGTGCTGGTGGCCGATCCGAATATTGCCAGTTTCGAACTGCCTTCACCGGGTAACCTGTTTGTCTACGCCAAAAGCGTCGGTACCACCACGCTCTATGCAATGGATGAAAATGGCAATGTGATCAACGCCATTCGTCTGGTGTCCGAGCATGATTTGAAAGCGCTGGGTGAACGCATGAAGCGTGAATTCCCCGGTGCGGATATCCAACTGGAACCCTCGATTCCCAGCGGTGTGATTGTGCGCGGTAGCGTCGATACCCCGCAGGATGCCAAACGTGTCATCGACAGTATTCAGACTTACATCAAGTCATCTGTAGGCGGTGGTCAGGGCGGCGGTGGAGGCGGTGGCGAAAGACTACCGGGTTCCAGCGAAACGTCCGGTAACGTAGTCAACCAGCTCAAAATCAAAACGCCTTCGCAAATCAATATTCAGGTGCGCGTGGTGGAAGTGTCCCGCAAGTTAACCAGTGAACTGGGCTTCAACTGGGCGGCATCACTGAGCACCGGTAGCGGCAACATGACCGCAGGCAGCGGATCGCGTCTTAATCTGTTCAGCGCTACGACCGGAAGATTTGCTAACCCAACGGATACTGGCTTCCTGAACTTCGGTCGCTCCAGACTGAGCGGATTGTTAACCGCGATGAACCAGCAGGGCATGGCGACCGTGTTGGCCGAGCCAAACCTGACGGCGATGTCAGGGGAAACCGCTGCGTTTGCCGCAGGCGGTGAAGTGCCAATCGTTCTGATCACCAATAACAGCGTCAGCATCGATTACAAATCCTACGGTGTGATTCTGCGCATGACGCCAACGCTGCTGTCTGCTAACCGCATCAGCCTGCACATTGCGCCGGAAGTCAGTGAGCTAACCGACGTCGGTTCCGTACAGCTGGAAGGCGGATCGCGCATTCCGGCCTTAACCGTGCGCCGTGCGGATACCACGGTAGAGCTAGCCAGCGGACAGAGCTTTGCGCTGGCGGGCATGCTGCGTAGCGCCGGTAGCCAGACGATCAACGGCGTGCCGGGATTAAGCAGCGTTCCGATGTTTGGCCGCCTGTTTGAAAGCGAATCCACCAGTCAGGAAGAAACGGAATTGGTGATTATCGCGACCGCCTATGTCGTTGAGCCAGTTAACGCGGGCGATCTTCAGACACCGGGACAAGGCGTAAAAATGCTGGATTCGTCCATGCCGCGCTCTGCATCTATCGGCTATCTCTACTGA
- a CDS encoding type II secretion system F family protein has protein sequence MTVFDDPLLLLALVLMVAGIYLARTQHKIQQYKQLEIRMRGHLPVTSTEASSQENILRGQGTALSPWLDKVLQPVAAQGERLSGSDRDRRNLRRLLDLAGLRRSEAVGWLVMGKFAAGALFAIALVWGWLPPADRAGLTGVAAGLIGFFVGSMVPEWWLKWRAASRGEKLARAVPDALDLMVVCAEAGLPIGRVLQVVSKELGLSSPEMADELHYTAAELQILSDRTLAMKHLAERTRVSEIESMVATLIQAERYGTPLSQALRTIADESRKTLILGLEEKAGKLPAQLSVPLMALILPPIIAIMASPALVRVIRLLAQ, from the coding sequence ATGACTGTTTTTGACGATCCCTTACTGCTGCTGGCGCTTGTGCTGATGGTGGCTGGAATCTATCTGGCCCGTACACAACATAAAATCCAGCAATACAAACAGCTGGAAATCCGCATGCGCGGGCATCTGCCCGTCACTTCGACAGAGGCGAGCTCTCAGGAAAACATCCTGAGAGGACAGGGAACTGCATTATCTCCCTGGTTAGACAAAGTCTTGCAGCCCGTTGCCGCGCAGGGCGAGCGTCTGTCGGGATCGGATCGCGATCGCCGCAATCTGCGCCGCCTGCTGGATCTGGCTGGGCTCCGCCGCAGCGAAGCGGTGGGCTGGTTGGTAATGGGGAAATTTGCCGCTGGGGCGCTGTTCGCTATCGCACTGGTGTGGGGATGGTTGCCACCGGCTGACCGCGCGGGCCTGACGGGCGTAGCGGCGGGGCTGATCGGCTTCTTTGTCGGTTCGATGGTGCCGGAGTGGTGGCTGAAATGGCGTGCGGCAAGTCGGGGTGAAAAGCTGGCGCGTGCGGTGCCGGATGCGCTGGATCTGATGGTGGTCTGCGCCGAAGCCGGTCTGCCTATCGGACGCGTGTTGCAGGTGGTATCGAAAGAGCTGGGGCTGTCTTCGCCGGAAATGGCGGATGAACTGCACTACACCGCCGCCGAATTACAGATCCTGTCGGATCGTACGCTGGCGATGAAGCATCTGGCGGAGCGTACCCGCGTTAGCGAGATCGAAAGCATGGTGGCGACGCTGATTCAGGCGGAACGCTACGGCACGCCGCTGTCTCAGGCGCTGCGCACGATTGCGGATGAAAGTCGCAAGACGCTGATTCTGGGGCTGGAAGAGAAGGCGGGTAAATTGCCTGCGCAGCTGAGTGTGCCCCTGATGGCGCTGATCCTGCCACCGATTATTGCCATTATGGCATCGCCTGCACTGGTGCGAGTGATCCGCCTGCTGGCGCAGTAG
- a CDS encoding AAA family ATPase, with product MSEITPNDGEELALPLVAFANDVRDVADIGDLFTRLKQPDVPVMSGGIAAARQWCELNVPPRILLVDLEGAHWPLPALEELLSVCGPTSQVIATGKEQDVGLYRALLQAGVVDYLVKPFTLDLLAATLAKCEGQQAGPEYARMGRTIAVVSASGGSGASTVAMGLSRLLSGERHLPVALVDFDRRNGDQLLLQGQTDDAGLAAVLGTQELDTRLLQRAMLRVDTRLHLLAQKPELGELAPVDVDNVLNLGGALCRMFNQVIWDLPSSYPTGALDVLTYADLRIIVTELTLQDARNVRRVLNEIGDESEGQRLLLVHNQSRFATTAPLSRDQFEQFTGRKIDVVLPNAGHALSQSLTLGALNLAAAPAFQQGLRQLVDLACGVRARPAEKRWFSRWLKRA from the coding sequence ATGAGTGAAATTACCCCTAACGATGGTGAAGAACTGGCGCTGCCGCTGGTGGCGTTCGCCAATGACGTACGCGACGTGGCCGATATCGGCGATCTCTTTACTCGCCTGAAACAGCCGGATGTACCAGTGATGTCCGGTGGTATCGCTGCGGCTCGTCAGTGGTGTGAACTGAATGTCCCGCCGCGCATTTTACTGGTGGATCTGGAAGGGGCGCACTGGCCGCTTCCGGCACTCGAAGAGCTGCTGAGCGTCTGCGGCCCCACCAGTCAGGTGATTGCGACGGGCAAAGAACAGGATGTCGGCTTGTACCGCGCACTGCTCCAGGCGGGCGTGGTGGACTATCTGGTTAAGCCGTTCACGCTGGATCTGCTGGCGGCAACGTTGGCGAAGTGTGAAGGCCAACAGGCCGGGCCGGAATATGCCCGCATGGGCAGGACGATTGCGGTCGTCAGTGCCAGCGGCGGAAGTGGCGCAAGTACCGTGGCGATGGGGCTGAGTCGCCTGCTGTCCGGCGAGCGTCATTTGCCTGTGGCACTGGTGGATTTTGACCGTCGTAACGGCGACCAACTGCTGTTGCAGGGGCAAACCGACGATGCAGGTCTGGCGGCGGTGTTGGGTACGCAGGAACTGGATACCCGACTGCTGCAACGCGCCATGCTGCGCGTGGATACCCGCTTGCACCTGCTGGCACAGAAGCCAGAGCTGGGAGAATTGGCTCCGGTTGACGTCGATAACGTGCTGAATCTCGGCGGTGCGCTGTGCCGCATGTTCAATCAGGTTATTTGGGATCTGCCTAGCAGCTACCCAACCGGTGCGCTCGACGTGCTGACCTACGCGGATCTGCGCATCATCGTGACGGAATTGACGCTTCAGGATGCACGTAATGTACGGCGCGTGCTGAATGAGATCGGCGACGAAAGCGAAGGGCAACGTCTGTTGCTGGTGCATAACCAGAGCCGCTTTGCTACGACCGCGCCGTTAAGCCGCGATCAGTTCGAACAATTTACTGGCCGGAAGATTGATGTCGTGCTGCCGAATGCAGGCCACGCGTTATCGCAGAGCCTGACGCTCGGCGCACTGAATCTGGCTGCGGCACCCGCTTTCCAGCAGGGATTACGCCAGCTGGTCGATTTGGCCTGCGGTGTACGCGCCAGACCGGCGGAAAAACGCTGGTTCTCGCGTTGGTTAAAACGCGCCTGA
- a CDS encoding CpaD family pilus assembly protein, with product MKTINNSYPLLRPLHMRVAVLTAVVLLAGCGWNKPINDVRMQRFDQPGLQPIAVQPSSVSVPLLVAPNGRGFLPESLRQLNIMLKDQGRLSAQTLTLIPHSASGEQMAGRLVTVLKNAGANPQNVKQMRRSTASGQNGDLEVISEALVVKTTRCTINDPNQLMVKPYEAIGSLGCATQNNLAMMVAEPRDLIQAKALDGADGVAAVNSIERYHKDEVKELIDINFEED from the coding sequence ATGAAAACGATCAACAACAGTTACCCCCTGCTTCGCCCGCTGCACATGCGTGTGGCGGTGCTGACCGCCGTTGTTTTGCTGGCGGGATGCGGATGGAATAAGCCGATTAACGACGTACGTATGCAGCGCTTTGATCAGCCTGGGCTTCAACCGATTGCCGTCCAGCCTTCATCGGTGTCAGTGCCGTTACTGGTTGCACCGAACGGGCGCGGGTTCCTGCCTGAATCCTTGAGGCAGCTCAATATCATGCTGAAGGATCAAGGGCGGCTCTCCGCACAGACGCTGACGCTGATCCCACACAGCGCGAGCGGCGAGCAGATGGCAGGGCGACTGGTTACCGTGCTGAAAAACGCCGGTGCTAATCCACAGAATGTGAAGCAAATGCGCCGTTCTACGGCGAGTGGACAGAATGGCGATCTGGAAGTGATCTCCGAGGCGCTGGTGGTCAAAACCACCCGCTGCACGATCAATGACCCCAATCAGCTGATGGTGAAGCCTTATGAGGCAATTGGTTCTCTCGGCTGCGCCACGCAAAACAATCTGGCGATGATGGTTGCGGAGCCACGCGATCTGATTCAGGCCAAAGCGCTGGACGGTGCGGATGGTGTGGCGGCGGTCAATAGCATCGAACGCTATCACAAAGATGAAGTGAAAGAGCTCATCGACATTAACTTTGAAGAAGATTAA
- a CDS encoding CpaF family protein, with protein MLIRKNNLQKSEAGKSTPQPAPAANVAELKTRPAAENRTQPAANTSSGSAPAARQTDNRNSQRRIIRAQLYDQIDAGKAAMMGRDKLLVQIETVIRRICDEQRLQLSRQEEEAIATEMLDEMTGIGPIQPLLSDDTVNDILVNGAGQVFVERFGKLELSPITFIDEEHVFNTAQRIAAAVGRRIDEASPMVDARLPDGSRVNVITYPLAIDGTTISIRKFMRRNLSLEMLAERRCMSYAMADVLNKAMQARVNVIVSGGTGAGKTTLLNALSQKIGITDRIITIEDAAELQLQQEHVVRLETRPVSAEGTGRVDQRDLMRNALRMRPDRIILGEVRGGESFDMLQAMNTGHDGSLCTVHANTSRDAIQRLENMVMMANMQLPLMAIRRQIASAVHLIVQIERMRDGMRRVVSITEVCGMENEVIQLQDLFSFNIQGMDGQGLLTGEYVQHIQRPQFYSDKAHLFDAQ; from the coding sequence ATGTTGATTCGTAAGAACAACCTGCAAAAAAGTGAAGCAGGAAAAAGCACGCCTCAGCCTGCGCCTGCTGCCAATGTGGCAGAACTGAAAACGCGCCCGGCTGCGGAGAACCGCACACAGCCTGCGGCGAACACGTCTTCTGGATCTGCACCGGCTGCCCGCCAGACGGACAACCGAAACAGCCAGCGTCGGATTATCCGCGCACAGCTCTACGATCAGATCGACGCAGGTAAAGCGGCGATGATGGGGCGTGACAAGCTGTTGGTGCAGATCGAAACGGTGATCCGCCGCATCTGTGATGAGCAGCGCTTACAGCTTTCTCGTCAGGAAGAGGAAGCCATCGCCACCGAAATGCTGGATGAGATGACCGGGATCGGGCCGATCCAGCCGCTGCTGTCGGATGACACGGTCAACGATATTCTGGTCAACGGTGCCGGTCAGGTGTTTGTCGAGCGTTTTGGCAAGCTGGAACTGTCGCCGATTACCTTCATTGATGAAGAGCATGTATTTAACACCGCGCAGCGTATTGCCGCCGCGGTGGGTCGTCGTATCGACGAAGCCAGCCCGATGGTGGATGCACGTCTGCCGGACGGTAGCCGCGTCAACGTCATCACCTATCCGCTGGCGATCGACGGCACCACGATCTCGATCCGTAAATTTATGCGTCGCAACCTGTCGCTGGAAATGCTGGCAGAGCGCCGCTGCATGTCCTACGCGATGGCGGATGTTCTGAACAAAGCGATGCAGGCACGCGTTAACGTGATCGTCTCCGGCGGTACGGGGGCGGGTAAAACCACCTTACTGAATGCGCTGTCGCAGAAAATCGGCATCACCGATCGCATCATCACCATCGAAGATGCCGCCGAGCTGCAATTGCAGCAGGAGCATGTGGTGAGGCTGGAAACTCGTCCTGTCAGTGCCGAAGGCACGGGCCGCGTCGATCAGCGCGATCTGATGCGTAACGCCCTGCGTATGCGCCCTGACCGCATCATTCTGGGTGAGGTGCGCGGCGGCGAGAGCTTTGACATGTTGCAGGCGATGAACACCGGTCACGACGGTTCGCTGTGTACGGTGCACGCCAATACCTCGCGCGATGCGATACAGCGTCTGGAAAACATGGTGATGATGGCGAACATGCAGCTGCCGTTGATGGCGATCCGCCGTCAGATCGCCAGCGCGGTTCACCTGATCGTGCAGATCGAACGTATGCGTGACGGTATGCGCCGCGTGGTTTCCATCACCGAAGTGTGTGGCATGGAGAACGAAGTAATCCAGCTTCAGGATCTGTTCAGCTTCAACATTCAGGGGATGGATGGACAGGGTCTGTTGACCGGTGAATATGTTCAGCACATTCAGCGCCCGCAGTTCTACAGCGATAAAGCGCATTTGTTTGATGCGCAATGA